The genomic region TAActaataagataaaataaaaaatatttaattgctTTTGAAATAAGCCACCTTACCATcataagaaaaacaaatccacataatggggaaaaaaacttaaaatcctCCTCAGTTTTAGCcttttagaggaaaaaaaataaataaaatgaatttttttatataaaaaaaaaaaaaaagtaaaaatgaggGATGAAGAAACATCAAGAAAATCCCCATTCTAGATTTAATTTTCTATCACTTTCTAGGATACCAAGCACACAACACATTCAATCAGCCAAACTATACATCAATCTGCCAAGAGAGTGATAGAAAATTGAAGCAGGGATGAGATTTTCTCTATGCTAATAATAGTGTACTGAGATATTCTCTATATTTGTTGCTATGTTTTATTGGTAAGaaagtgaaaggaaaaaaaaaggtggatcTTGATTGTTTTTagttcatttaattaatttattttttctttaaaagggGATAAGTTTGTATATTAGAAAAATTGTAAAAAGTGGGCATTAATTTTCTATCACTTAAAGAATAGATCAGATGACGGCCTGCGCACACTATATGAAAATACATGTAGGTATTTATAACTTATAAATCAGCTACAATACCTAAAGCACTTTGAAACCAAAAGATGTACTATTGTggattctagttagctcaattggtaaaatcttttatggttaaataaaagatttgggATTCAATTttcgcctataccaaaaactaattaatgtcttggtctgataaaaaagaaagttatCATCAGAGCAAACGTCGTAGGttgaaaactctaaaaaaaaagatgtattaTTGTTGTAAATTTTCTTGAGAGCTTTATTCtctccctatatatatatatatatatatatatataagagcatGATACGAAACTAGAGAAGGGAAtgaagaggaaagaaagaaagagaccTCAGCATTTTTTGCCAAATACCataattttaagaataatttagGAAAAAAGCACTGCACCAAAGTTGAGATTCACTTTGAacttaagtttaaaaaataatgccaCATAACTAAAGTTTAGTaaacttgagtttaaaaaaaatgctacacaACTCAATAAGTTTGGTCATGTGctatttagcaaatttttcctaaaattatacTACATAGCAAATTTTTCCAAGAGACCTCTGAATATGCCAAATGCCTTCGAAGCTTTCAGCTCCGCCAGGAAACATTCAAATCTAACTAAACactagaaatatatatatatatatacatccaCCGACGGAAGGACTCTTCATCCAGAAGACTCAccattttttgtaataattataaataaataaataatttcctaAGTGCAGTTATATTCGTCAGTTCACACGATAAATGGGCGCTCGAGTAATGTCAATTTCATTATGTAAGCTTTATTTTGTGGATAAGGCTaagtaatattaattaaaactgCACTTCGGCGTTGAAGTGGTCCAATTTGATTGGAGTTTTAGTATGTGCAGCTAGAAGAATGGTTCActgattttatatataaagaaggTACCGTTGAAGTATTACCAAGTCTTATTCGCTTTCGTGTATGAAAAACATAGACTGTTTCACTGATTTCTCCTCTATAAATAGACATGTGTAACCAATGCTACAATTCACCTCACAAAAACCAATAATACAAAGAATATCAAGTAAAGATAGCCTCAAATATGACCAGAAGTGTTCCTTACCTTGTCACTTTTGCCCTGTTAGCTTTGGCATTTCCCCTTGCCTCTGCCTTTGACCCTAGTGCTCTCCAAGACTTCTGTGTTGCAGTTAATGATTCCAGTTCAGGAGGTATGTACATACTCCTTGTTTTTAGTATTATTAGCACTCATTCCAAGATTCTGGATTGATCTTTCTATTGTTAGGAATATACTTAGGAATAAAATTATGCTATGAGGCATTATTATAGATAAAATTTAGGCACAGCTTTATTTTCAAttcctaattaaatttaaacacgtGGTTGTATTGAATTTGATTCAAGGAAATGTAACATTGATTGTGTTACATTGATCAATGTAgtcatgtgtttgaatttaattaggggATCTATGGAATAATACATAAGAATATGgacaaaatattctctttcaTACTGACATGTTATCAAACATTGTTATAAAATTGTCCCATGCATGTGAacataacaaaattttcttaCTGCAGTATTTGTCAATGGAAAATTCTGCAAGGACCCAAATCTTGTCAGAGTTGATGATTTTTTCTTACCCGGGTTAGACATTCCTAGAAGCACCTCAAATCCACTTGGGTCAACTGTCACTCGAATCACCGTGGACAACCTACTGGGCCTCAACACTCTAGACATATCATTGGCTCGTCTTGACTTTGCACCAAATGGCGTAAATCCTCCTCACACTCACCCTCGAGCCACAGAGGTTTTACAAGTCCTAGAGGGTACGCTCTACGCTGGCTTTGTCACATCTAATCCCAATCGTCTCTTTACCAAAATTCTACACAAGGGAGACATCATTGTGTTCCCATTTAGTCTCATTCACTTCGAGATCAATATAGGGGAAACCAATGCTGTTGCACTTTCTCGTTTCAATAGTCAAAATCCGGGAGTTATCACCATAGCAAATGCAGTTTTTGGGTCTAATCCTCTCATCAATGCTGATGTTCTCACCAAGGCCTTTCAACTAGACAAGAATGTGATTGAGTATCTTGAGAAACAAACATGGTGGAACAATAACAGTTAGAGAAAACCATATAGTGATAGAAATATTAGGCCATTTAAATAAAACTTGCCCTATTTTCTTTCATGTAATTGATCGATATAAgcataatgaaataaaatggtTGCACAAATAAATATCAATTATGAGATTTAATATCATTTGTAGTATCTgtggttcaaacttcaaacttcaTCTTCGCCTCTACTCATTACCTATCtcaaatataaaagataaataaacaaCCTTACCCCTTGAATATATAAGTTTTAAGATCTTGTCTACCAATATATTAAAACAAACTGATCGAAGAACCCAAATATCTTTCCTTTGACGCACTTAACATCTAATGAACGATATTCCAGATTCGGGCTCTTCAAGGTGGTTTCCGGTGGATGACGTTCTTGGTTGCTCTGTTAGGTCCAACAAAATAGCAAAATGGTTAGCTGTCGATGCTACTCATTACAAATTGGATACAAGATCATCCCCTTGTCTTATGACATTGCTTGAAACTGATCTACAAGATTTATAAGCTCTActatcatttttataaatttttaccactttttttttcctttcttactTTTCAAATGGGAATATCTAATTAGTTATGATTTTTCATTTGGGTAAACTAAGTATATAGTCCCTGttctttacaccatattttaatttagtcttcTCTCTCACTGGTTTGGGTTGGAGTTGTGGGTGGTTTGTAGATGATCGATTTTGGGTTGACGATTTAGCGGTGGGGCTGGGTTGAGTTTCAATTTGAGTGGCAATTTCAGCAGTGGTTTCAATTTTTAGGTTGCGATTTGGTGACTAGGTGGTGATTTGAGTTTCAATTGGGTTGATATGGGTTTTTGTTagattgatttgggtttgggtggtGATTGTGTTGGCTATTAATATTGAAGGTAGGGTGGAAATTTTGTTGGTTAGGTTGATCCGGTGGTAGTATTGCTTGTTGATGGTGGAGATGcgtttttttcaaaagttactattttaatgtattgtaatgttaaaatagaagatgAGATGTAGAGTGTATTGTTAAATactatgataaataaataaagtagggTTTTGATGGGTTAGAAAATCATTTGGCTTAGCACAACAAATGCTATTGTTCTAAGAGATGAGatgagaaaatagaaaagaattCCCTAGCATTGTGCCATAGTGGCGAGTTGTAGAGGCAGGAGATGAGAGATCGAGGACAGAGGATGAGAAGGCTGTGGTTCCATTAAGTTTTAGAAAACCTAAATAGAAggaatttgggttgaagaagaATAGTAGAGTTGAGATTAGAGATCGAATGGCCCCATATGATGAGTCAAACTTAGTGAGCTCCTAGTCCGCAGAACAAAGTTTCTTTCTAAACTACTTTGAAGAGAAAACCCTTCAAATcccttatatatttttatattgagagtgaattttgaaaatctaactattagaTTGCttgttcttattatatctttcatacttgaaaatttttaagaaaattaaagatcaattgttatgtcatcaaacaaatgttaaaatttcaagtttatatgatctaaaattgtgtataaaaataagtttattgatcgaataataaataatatccaatttgaacgGAATTTGATATGCTTGTTAAGAAAATAAGGAACataaaattcaatagttagattttcaaaattcacatccaaaaaataaatatttaagaagtttgaagagtttctctccaaactagtttgaagaaaaactttGTTCTTGTCCACATTCCAAGACTATGATTAAGTAGGGATAGATCTCAAAATTTTCAGAGTGATTGATTTtcatgtttgtgtgtgtgtgtgtgtgtgtgtgtgtgtgtgtgtgtgtttttttttacttcaatgATAGAACTTTATTGAAGAACAAAGAGATTACAACTATAACAAGGAGCGAAAGCCAGCATGATAGAACATTCAAGGATTGTCACCATTTTACAATAATAAGTACAGGAAGCAAAATAAGGACACCTATCTCACAAAGATGTCCAACGTTGAATGAAATTGAAACTCTTGATCTCACTTTCATGTTATTCTGATGTGGAAGTCTAAATGAATTTTGACgggaaagaaattttttaaaaaaaaaaaaaaaagacagaaagATACAGATGCTCAACGCCGTTTTCTCTATAGCCTCTATTAAGTATTTAGACAAGTGGCTGAAATTTAAAAGCGATATTTAAGAGATAGTATTTAAGGTACTATACATATTTCATTTAAGTTTTCCCcaatttttaattctaaaagtAGCCACATATAGTGtacatccataacaaaagtttCGGAtgctttaaagaaaaaaaaatggataaaattgtttcttaaaaaaaaaaattgaaggaagtTTTTCAAATCCACATTACACCACATGTTTCAAAAAAAACTACTTCATCTAAAAAATGGAAGAAGTTTAACAAGTTCACATTGAAGCACAATGTTGCCCATGTTTTGAAAGtcgttggtgcaaacacaataataatggaaataataatttaagaaagaaaaattacacaacactatttggactgaggtgcagcactcgctctctttaaggatatttaagcccttggttggctaaactttgtaacagGTGCAAACCTTCTCTGACTTATCTCCCctaggatacaacagcccagcaagtgtcgtatggctagaataacttctgcacaaagtgttcaagcccaaaactccaccaaAAAGAACACCCTTCTTTGCCAAgaacctctctattttttttagtgtatattgcatAACTTGGATTGGGTATGAatgagtctatttataggctcaataggcctataaatagaaaattatcttgaatgggctgtcaagtaggaaGATAGGCTaattcatttctatttttgatacctccacccttcacctcccccttgcgcacgttCCTTACCCAATATCTGAGATAATTCATATTAGCCCAtaaatcaccacaattaaaaggaataaaatagtttctctccttttcaatgtgggattaaacattttcactaactccttatCTTCCATAtccactcccacatctttacatttatgttgtaacatttattcattttaattaattaatattaaaattctcCAACAATCCCCCCACTCAGTTTAATATTAAACTTTTTgttaaagagagattaccagGCAAAGACATGTCACTATAcatcatgaaggtgtgctctgcattaaaccttcacttagtaaaacaaCGATCTCAATGCTAGAGTCGTAGTGGTCTGTAACTTGAACTAGGACTGCTTTAAAGAAATTAAGCGTCACTACTTACACATAACAACCTAGGTATTGACATGAGGTTTTATAGTTAGCACTTTACAGCTGTGTGCTGATCCCATTTTCATGAGtatatttgagattaagtccaaatTTCATAGGTAGTGGCCCCACCCCtacactcacataggtgaaattttgtcaagggtgctactgtaattctgacaccccactcatacgagttacaaatttcattaagagtttttacTCCACCTCTCcacattacaggataaatgcacttacatcatagggatgaacaatttaaaaattagttacaaaataaataattaaaaataaataaataaatagtgcatttcttacgaccatcgtatgattcgtttttcccattgaacccaattctcaggATCTCTAGTCATTGGGTTGGGTATCTtcatacatggctcatgattatatggactttagtcccatccccctcgatgtattccagacccaatcttttgccaaggccttggtaaatggatctgcaagattatcattagatttacTATAATCCACATTTatgatgccactactcaaataagatcgctTGGTAttgtgctttcttcttatagaTCTGGATTTGCCATTATAGTAACGGTTTTTTACTCTACCAATTGCAgcagtgctatcacaatgaattaatataggtgaAATTGgtttttcccaaagtagaatttcatataacaaatctctaagccaatttgccTCTTTACTAGCTGAAactaatgctattaattcagcttccattgttgaattagcaattattatttgctttttaaatttctaacaaATAACACCACTACccaaggtaaaaatataaccagtggtagagagagaataTGCTGACAAAGTGTTCCAATCGGCATCACTAAAAGCTTCAATCACAACAaggtaatttttataaaataagccataacttttggtactaattaaatatctcatgactcgctcaatagctagccaatgatctttactaAGCTTGCTAGTAAATTTGCTAAGCACTCCTACTACATATATAATGTCAGGTCTAGTATAATCAGTAGTATAACACAAATTACCAATGATTCTAGCATAAtccttttaattaaaaatctcatcatcattattcacagaaaataaatgaacattagaatcaaaaggagtagctacacttttgtgatcacgaaaattatattttctcaacataatgtAATTGATCAAGAAATATTTCATcatatgtttttgtaattttcatgcccaaaataaaattagcatcaccaagatctttcatatcaaaatggtttttaagcacattttttgtctcatttataacatgcatattagagccaaaaatcaacatatcatccacataaaggctaataataacatataaattattccatgatttagaataaatacatttatcacattcatttgatttatagtCATTCTCCATCATGcaagaatcaaaattttcatcccaCTACTTAGGTacttgttttaagccatatagggaATTAGttacataccttgctttcttCTTTAGGCTCTACAAAGCATTCGGGTTGGTtcatataaatctcttcctctaattccccatttagaaaagcagtttttacatccatttagttacataccttgctttcttgtccaggctctacaaagccttcgTGTTGgtccatataaatctcttcctctaagtccccatttagaaaagtagtttttacatccatttgatgaattttcaaataaaaaattgcagcaatagcaattaacaatctaatagatgtaattcttgttaccggagaaaatgtatcaaagaaatcaagatcaactttttgtttaaagccttttgcaacaagtctatctttaaacttatctattaaTCCATccggtttcaatttttttctaaggactcatttacaacctatggtcttACCACCCAgtggaagatctactaatttccaagttctattagaaattagagatttcatctcatcatttacagccTCTTTCCAAAAAATAGCATCAAGTGATGTTAaagcctcttttaaattttgagaattttcctcaatgttaaaaacataacaaTCAAGACtaaaatccttttcaactctagctcttttactcctAGGTTCcgcttcaaaattttcttgattttgtaaatgtgaagtagaagaactaggttgtgacaaaatattttcttcacccccattatttttcaatttaaaaggaaatttttcttcatgaaaaattgcatcatcagattcaaaaattattttgtttttaagatcaaaaaatctataggctgcATTGTTAAtcgcataaccaagaaaagt from Castanea sativa cultivar Marrone di Chiusa Pesio chromosome 11, ASM4071231v1 harbors:
- the LOC142617438 gene encoding germin-like protein subfamily 1 member 11, producing MTRSVPYLVTFALLALAFPLASAFDPSALQDFCVAVNDSSSGVFVNGKFCKDPNLVRVDDFFLPGLDIPRSTSNPLGSTVTRITVDNLLGLNTLDISLARLDFAPNGVNPPHTHPRATEVLQVLEGTLYAGFVTSNPNRLFTKILHKGDIIVFPFSLIHFEINIGETNAVALSRFNSQNPGVITIANAVFGSNPLINADVLTKAFQLDKNVIEYLEKQTWWNNNS